GTTTTACAGGCCCGCGATTATGATAGCCATACGCGGGGACGAGGGGCTTGGCTCCGCCCGTTCAGTGCCTGGATTTCACCTTCCGGTGGCGCTGGAGGCGTCCAGGAGCAAACTTATATCTTTTGGTGGACATTCACAGGCCGCTGGGCTTAAAATAAAGAGAGAAGACGTGGGCGACTTTAGACACCTTGTGAACAAATATGCCTTTGCAGATATGAAGGAGGAAGACCTTCAACCCACGCTTCATACAGACGGCGAGCTGGCGTTCAGAGGTATTTCGGTTTCAGGAGTTAGGGAACTGGAACTCCTCGCGCCACACGGCGTGGGCAATCCTGAACCCGTTTTTGTAGCCAGAGACCTGCGGATAGTTGGTGAACCGTGCAGGGTAGGCGGCCAGTCCGGCCGGCACCTGAGCTTCTATCTGCGGCAGGGAGACGTTTCGTTCAGGGCCATAGCTTTCTCTATGGGAGAGATGCTGGCTCAGGCTAAGCAACATCCCGGGCCGGTATCTATCGTTTTTGCTCCTAAGATTTCATATTGGAGAGACGAGGCCGTGGAGCTTGAGATAAAAGACATTCGGTTCGATTAGCCTGTTGGGAAGGGGGTGAAACAAGATGACTATTGCACGGAAACTGAAGGACTACCTGGGTGAGAATAAGACAGAGTATAAGGTGAGCACGCACCAGGAGGTGTATACGGCTCAAGAAGTGGCGGCGAGCCTCCACGTCCCGGGTAAAGACGTTGTCAAGGTAGTGATAATCAAGACCGGGGACAAGTGCGTCATGGTGGTACTGCAGGCCGACCATAAAGTAAACGTTGACAGGGTGCGTACGGCGCTAAATGACCCGGAAGCACGGCTGGCGACGGAGGGGGAATTTAAGAACCTGTTCCCTGACTGTGACGTCGGGGCAATGCCGCCGTTCGGGAATCTGTATGACGTGGGAGTGTACGTGGACAAGTCCCTTGCCGAGGACGAGGATGTAATCTTCCAAGCTGGCAGTCACGTCGAGACTATCACAATGAAGTACGCCGATTTTGAGCGTCTGGTCGGTCCGGAGGTGGTTGATTTCGGAAAACATCTATAGGAGGATAAAATCTTATGGCGGAGAAGAAGCGCCTGACGGATTATGCCACCTGCGGGGGCTGAGCGGGCAAGATATCCATGGAATGCATGGAGGGTATACTGGCCGGCCTGCCGGATTTCTCCGGCGGTAAGTTACTTGTAGGCCCTAAAACCCTTGATGATGCCGGAGTGTTTCAGGTAAGCGGCGAGCTGGCGCTTGTACAGACACTCGATTTCTTCACACCCATAGTTGACGACCCCTACGACTACGGTCAGATAGCGGCCGCCAACGCCCTTAGCGATGTCTACGCCATGGGAGGGAAGCCTCTCACGGCCATGAACATCCTGACCTTTCCCGTGCGGGAGGTAGACACCTCTACCGTTGCGCGGATATTGAAAGGCGGGGCGGATAAGGTGCGCGAGGCGGGCGCCGTGATCGTCGGTGGTCATACCCTGCAGGATTCTGAGATAAAGTACGGACTCTCAGTCACCGGAACGGTCCATCCTGAAGGGATAGTGAAAAACTCCGGTGTGAGGCCGGGCGACGCAATCATCCTGACAAAACCCCTTGGGAGCGGGCTTATCATATCCGCCCTTAAGGCCGGTGAGGCCGATGACGCGGAAGTGGCGAAGATGGTTGCGGTGATGAAGAGCCTTAACGGGGCCGCCTCCGAGGTGATGGTTGAGGTGGGTGCGAGTGCCTGTACCGATATCACGGGCTTTGGCTTCATGGGCCATGCCTATGAGATGGCCACGATGAGCGGCGCGACGCTGTGCTTTTGGGCCAGTAAGGCCCCGTTGCTGCCGGGCTGCCAGCGACATGCAGAAATGGGTCTGATGCCGGGTGCATCAGTGCTTAACAAGGGATACCTTTCGGATAAATGCAAGCTTGAGGGGGACGTCTCGGAAGACCTGCTTGAGGTGCTCTTCGACTCCCAGACCTCGGGCGGCCTGCTGATAGCACTCCCCGCAAACAGGGCGGAGCTGTGCCTCAAGAGACTTAAGGAAGAGGGCGTTGAAGACGCCGCCGTGGTCGGTGAGGCGGTGGAAAAGGGGCAGCACCCGCTTGTAGTAAGACCTTGAAGGTCCCTCTGTGCACATTATGGTCATGGTTACGGTCATGATGATTATGGACGACAGACACCCATGCCATATCATGCCCCGCGCAGGGCATGCTCCGACGTACCGTGCCACTACTGAGGCCCTCGAAACCGAAGGCTCGACTACTACAAAAATAAGATATTTGAGTTGAGATTCTTGCGGAGGTCCGGCCCCGTGAAAAACGTATTAATGCGAAACGAGCTCAAGGTAATACCGTACATATTTATAACAGTCGTTTTTTTGTTCACCTGTCTGGAAACGGCATGCGGGGTCAGGGAAGACCTAAGTGGTTACAATGATGAGACGTATGCGCGGGAACGGACCAGGATGGTGGAGAGACAGATCAAGGCCAGGGGCGTTATTGACCCCCGTGTGATAAAGGCCATGCTGTTTGTACCCAGACATCAGTTTGTCCCCGAGAGACGCAGGGCGTACAGTTACCAGGACAGGCCCCTCCCCATAGGTTCCAGCCAGACCATCTCCCAGCCTTATATCGTGGCCTTGATGACAGAACTACTCGAGCTGGACGGTGCGGACGTTGTGTTAGAGATTGGCACGGGCTCCGGCTACCAGGCGGCCGTGCTCGCCGAGATAGTGAACAAGGTGTACACTATCGAAATAAAGGAGGAACTGGGACTCTTGGCCAGAGAGAGGCTTGCGGAGATGGGGTATACCAATATAGACGTCCGCATCGGGGACGGCTACAACGGACTCCCAGAGGAGGCCCCGTTTGACGGTATCATCGTTACTGCCGCGCCCGACCATATTCCCGCAGCCCTTACCAGACAGTTGAAGCCGGGGGGACGGATGGTCATTCCTGTCGGCACGGCGTACGAGGGCCAGTATTTGATACTGATAACAAGGAAAGAAGACGGGCAGCTGCAGAAAAAAATGATTATCCCCGTACTGTTTGTGCCGCTGTTAAGGGAGGAGTGATCAGGTTCACTTCCGGTACAAAACGGGATAAGATATTGTTAGGGAAGCATGCATGTGCCGGTGGCCCTGCCGGGCATGTCAGTATAAAATCTGTGTATCGTGAGTACGATGAAGTTATATTTTGTCTATTCTCTTCAATTTACGGCCATCCTCTTATGGGGTGTCTTCCTGTCGTCCTGCAGCCAGTACGTGGTCCCCAGAGACGTTGTAGGCCCCGCGTACATCGAGGTGAGCCCGCATGAGATTATAGCAAGCGGTGGGTCGTTCCAGACCATATGGGTTAAGGTGCTGGACGCTGGGCGTAATCCAGTTCCTGAGGTACAGGTTCATGCAAGAAGTGACACGCCGGCCCGGGTTATGGTAAGCCCGGAACGTTTATTGACAAACGGGGAAGGAGTAGCGGTGTTCACCGCGAGCGGAATAAGCCGTTTTCCGGGTACGGCTCACATCATCTTTGATGCTGAGGGGCTCTCTGCCAGCGTGAAAACTGATTTTCTTGTGTGGTAGATGGCTGGCCGGTTATCGCGATGTAGTTTCCCGGTTCAAGTCTTTTCGGAATAAATCAGGTCTCTTTGTGCGCGTACGTTCTCTGGCCTGCTCCTCACGCCAGCGCTGTATCTTCTCATGATGTCCTGAAAAAAGCACGTCAGGCACCTTCTGGCCCCTGAACTCTCTCGGTCTGGTGTATTGCGGGTGCTCCAGCAGATTATCGTTAAATGATTCAATCTCAGGCGAGTCTTCGTCGCCCAGTACCCCGGGTATCAGCCGTACCACCGAGTCAATCACTGCCATCGCGGGAACTTCGCCCCCGCTCAGTATATAATCACCGATAGATATCTCCAGGAAGTCAAAGCCCTGCCTTATCCTCTCGTCAAACCCCTCGTAGTGTCCGCAGACCAGCATGAGCCGGGTTTCTTCGGAGAGTGCTTTTGCATCAGGCTGAGAGAATTTTTTACCCTGGGGTGTAAGCAACACCTTTCTGGCAGGTTCGCTGGACGCCTGTTCCACCGCCTCGATAGCCCTGAAAACAGGCTCGGGCATCATCACCATACCGGGCCCTCCCCCGTACGGCCTGTCGTCCACCTTCTTGTGTTTATCCAGCGTGTAGTCCCTGATGTTCCAGAGATGATAACTTACCAGGCCATTTTCCTGTGCGAGCCTGAGTATACTGTGCCCCAGGACACCACGAAACATCTCCGGAAACAGGGTTAAAATGTCAATGCGCATTTTAGAACCGGCGTTTGTGGTTTTAGGAGCCGAGCTTTATTTTGCTGCGGGAGATACCGTGCCTCTTCAGGATGACGGCAACCTTCTCCGTGGGTTGCGCCCCCACGCTCAGCCAGTACTCAATCCGCTCCTTTTTGAGTACTTCCCTCTTCTCGATGTCCTTTTCCAGTGGGTCGTAATGGCCCACTTCTTCAATGGCCCTTCCGTCCCTCTCTTCGCGGGCATCAAAGATGCCTATCCTGAAAAAGGGCCTGTTCCTGCGGCCCATCCTCTTCATCCTGATTCTTACCACTTCGTTCCTCCTTGGTTAATTATCCCTTTTTACCTCTTCCAAAGACTGTTGGAAGACCCATCTTGGGCATGCCCATCCGCATTGGGCCGCCGGTGACCTGCTTCAGCATCTTCTTCACGAACTTGAACTGTTTGAGGAGCTGGTTCACGTCTTGAATGGTGGTGCCGCTGCCCCGGGCGATTCTCGCCCTGCGGTTCCCCCCGATGATGTCGGGTTTCAGCCTTTCCGGCCGGGTCATGGAACGCATTATCGCCTCTATCCTGTTCATCTGGCGGTCATCTACGTCAAGTCCGTCGAGCTTACCGCCCATCCCCGGTATCATGCCGATAATCTCCTGCAGCGGGCCCATTTTTTTTATCTGCTGAAGCTGGTCCATAAAGTCCTCAATCGTGAGGGCGTCGTCCTTTATCTTTCTGGCAAAGTCCTTTGCCTTTTCCTCGTCCGTCACCGCCTGGGCCTTTTCGACCAGGGTTACCACGTCACCCATGCCGAGGATCCTGGAGGCCATGCGGTCCGGGTAAAACTCTTCCAACCTGTCAAGTTTTTCACCGACGCCCACAAACTTTATAGGCTTCCCGGTGACGGCCTTGATGGAGAGCGCCGCCCCGCCGCGCGTGTCGCCGTCGAGCTTTGTCAGTATGACGCCGTCAAACTCGAGGCTAGAGTCGAACTCCTTGGCGCTGTTGACTGCGTCCTGACCCGTCATGGCGTCACACACGAAGTAGATATGGTCGGGCTCAAGCCTGTCTCTGATTTCCTGCAGTTCGTCCATCAGCTCCTCGTCTATGTGGAGCCGGCCGGCGGTATCCACCAAGATTACGTCCAGGGAGTTGTCTCTGGCATAATCAACCGCCTTCTGGCATATTGCTATTGGCTGCGCGGAGTCCTCGGAATACACGGGTACGCCCAACTGCTTTCCCAGCACCTTTAATTGTTTTATGGCGGCGGGTCTTTTCACGTCGGCGGCCACCATAAGCGGTTTTCTGCCCCTGGACGTTACCAGTTGCGCCAGTTTCGCCGTGGTTGTGGTCTTACCGCCGCCCTGAAGGCCCACCAGCATCACCACCGTCGGGCCGCCTTCCTTAAAGGTCAGCGTGGGGCCCACGGGACCCATTATGTTCACAAGCTCGTTATGGATTATCTTTACTATCTGCTGACCGGGCGTGACGCTCCGTATGACCTCCTCACCCTCGGCCTTCTCAGAGACGCGTTTAATGAAATCTTTTACCACGCGGTAGTTGACGTCGGCCTCAAGCAGGGCCGTTCTTACTTCACGGAGGCCGTCCCTGATATTTTCCTTTGACAACCGCCCCCTTCCGCGGAGCTTGTCAAATATACTCCCTAATGTGTTGTTGATAGATTCAAACATGATATACCTGTTACCCCTGCAAAATCTCAATACCTGCCTGTACACAGGTCACAACGCTAACCCATTATACATAACCGACTTGTGTGGCACAACCCTAAAAGACTTGCTTTAGCGCAGACACTACTTTTAGCAGCATAATTGCAGTATTTGCTAATATTGCTTACTGTCTGCTACGCGTTTGATTTTTGCCCCCAGTGTGGTGAGGCGTTCTTCGAGACGTTCGTAGCCGCGGTCGAGGTGGTAGATGCTGAGTACCTCTGTGGTGCCGCCCGCTGCAAGCCCTGCCACAACTAGACTGGCGGCGGCCCTCAGGTCTGAGGGTACGACCTGTGCCGCGGAAAGATGGGGAACCCCGTGCACGATTGCGCTGGGGCCTTCCTTCTGGATGTTGGCGCCCATCCTGTTAAGCTCGGCTATGTGCATGAACCTGTCCGGGAACACCTTCTCGGTGATAACGCTCGTTCCCTTCGCAATACTAAGCAGCGACATAAACTGGGGCTGCAGGTCTGTGGGGATTCCGGGGTAGGCCGAGGTAGTGACGACCGACGCCGCCAGGGACCCGCCTTTCACGCGGCAGCTGCTGGAATCCGTACTGGCATCCACGCCTATCTCTCTCAGTTTGTCCATCACTGCGCTTAGATGGTCGGGCTGGAGGTTCTCTACGGTTACGTCTCCTCCGGTGATGGCGCCGGCGATAAGGAGTGTGCCAGCCTCTATCCTGTCGGGTATGATATGATGCTTGACGGGTTTCAGCTCTTTTACGCCGTCTATCACTATGCGGTTTGTGCCCACACCGTGTATCTTTGCGCCGGCCTGCACCAGGAACTTTGCCAGGTCCTGTACCTCCGGCTCGCGGGCGGCACTCTCTATGATCGTCGTACCCTCTGCCAGTGTGGCGGCCATCATGACGTTGCAGGTGCCAAGTACGGTGGGGCCGTTGGGTCCGCCCAGATATATTTCCGTCCCTTTGAGCCGCGAGGTATATGCCACGACATAGCCGTCTTTTAAGGATATTTCAGCGCCCATGGCACGAAGGCCCTTGAGGTGGAGGTCTATGGGCCGCTGTCCTATGACACAGCCTCCGGGGAGTGCGACCCTTGCGGCACCGCGCCGGGTAAGAAGCGGGCCCAGGACGCAGATCGAGCCCCGCATCTCGTTCACAAGTTCGTAAGGGGCGGTTACCCTGTCGACCTCTACCGTGCCTACCTCTACAGAACCATCTTTATGATGCTCTACCTTGAGGCCCAGATGGGGCAGTATCTGCTCCATAATGCCGACGTCTGTCAGCTTGGGGACGGCCTTTATGTGGGAGGCTCCCTTCGTCAATATACAGGCCGCCAGGATCGGCAGGGCCGCGTTCTTCGCCCCGTTAACGCCTATATTGCCCTCGAGACGATGCCCGCCTTCGATTACTATCTTTTCGCTAACTAGATCTAGCAATTATTACACGCTCTGTATGATTGAGGTCCTTAACGGTATTCATGTCCCTGAAATGTCCGTTCTTGTATATAAGGTCTTTTACCGGGGCGGCCTGACCTTCTCCCAGTTCCATAATGAGCCAGCCGCCGGGCCTTAGCCACCTGTGGGCGCCGGCTGCTATTGCCCGGTAGCACTGAAGCCCGTCTGCGCCCGCGACCAGTGCCCCCGGGTCTTCATAATCCCTTATCTCCGGCTGGAGTCCTTCAAACTCGCCTTCGGGCACGTAGGGCGGATTGGATACAAGAAAATCAACCTGCCCCTCCAGCCCGAGTCTTTGAAAGGCGTCGTAGAGCGAGCCTCTATGAAAAGATATCCTGTCCTCCACGGCGTGTCTCCTGGCGTTGAGCCTTGCCAGCTTCAGGGCCTTGGGAGATATGTCGGACGCATAGACCAACAGGTCCGCGGCATCCCGGAGGCCTGCGGCGATGGATACGGCTATGTTGCCGGAGCCCGTACCGATGTCAATTATCCTCAGCTTCTGCCGGGTGTCAGCCCTTTCCAGGACGGCCTCTACGAGCAGTTCAGTCTCTGGCCTTGGGACTAATATACCCTTTTTTATCAGAAAATCCAGGGACATGAATTCCACATGTCCGGTAATGTATTGTAGTGGTATACGGCGAGCCCTTCGGGCGAGGAGTTTGCGGAAGCGCTTCAGGTCTCCGGTCTCAACGGGTTCTGTTAGCCTTGTATAGAGTTGGGAACGGGAGACGTCCAATATCGTCGCCAGCAGCACCTCGGCGTCCAGGCGGGGTGAATCCACACCTGAATTGCGCAGCACAGTCGTGGCGTCAGCAAGGACATTTTGAAGGCTTGTTGACGGCTTTTCAGTCTTTTTCTTCTGAATAAGCAGAGGATGGCCCACGTTGACAGAACTGTACAGGGTGATAAAAAGATTGCCGGGAAAACGGGTACAACAACTTTATTCCGGGTGGGTTGAGGGTTTTATTTTCCACGTGTTACGCTGGGATTACTTGCCGGAGTTTATATGGTGGTTGCCAACTGCCTTAGCTGTTCCTCCTTTTCGTACGCCAGGAGTTTCTCTACAAGTTCGCCCATCTGGCCGAGCATCACGT
Above is a genomic segment from Candidatus Bathyanammoxibius amoris containing:
- a CDS encoding YbaK/EbsC family protein gives rise to the protein MTIARKLKDYLGENKTEYKVSTHQEVYTAQEVAASLHVPGKDVVKVVIIKTGDKCVMVVLQADHKVNVDRVRTALNDPEARLATEGEFKNLFPDCDVGAMPPFGNLYDVGVYVDKSLAEDEDVIFQAGSHVETITMKYADFERLVGPEVVDFGKHL
- the selD gene encoding selenide, water dikinase SelD — its product is MAEKKRLTDYATCGGUAGKISMECMEGILAGLPDFSGGKLLVGPKTLDDAGVFQVSGELALVQTLDFFTPIVDDPYDYGQIAAANALSDVYAMGGKPLTAMNILTFPVREVDTSTVARILKGGADKVREAGAVIVGGHTLQDSEIKYGLSVTGTVHPEGIVKNSGVRPGDAIILTKPLGSGLIISALKAGEADDAEVAKMVAVMKSLNGAASEVMVEVGASACTDITGFGFMGHAYEMATMSGATLCFWASKAPLLPGCQRHAEMGLMPGASVLNKGYLSDKCKLEGDVSEDLLEVLFDSQTSGGLLIALPANRAELCLKRLKEEGVEDAAVVGEAVEKGQHPLVVRP
- a CDS encoding protein-L-isoaspartate(D-aspartate) O-methyltransferase, giving the protein MKNVLMRNELKVIPYIFITVVFLFTCLETACGVREDLSGYNDETYARERTRMVERQIKARGVIDPRVIKAMLFVPRHQFVPERRRAYSYQDRPLPIGSSQTISQPYIVALMTELLELDGADVVLEIGTGSGYQAAVLAEIVNKVYTIEIKEELGLLARERLAEMGYTNIDVRIGDGYNGLPEEAPFDGIIVTAAPDHIPAALTRQLKPGGRMVIPVGTAYEGQYLILITRKEDGQLQKKMIIPVLFVPLLREE
- the trmD gene encoding tRNA (guanosine(37)-N1)-methyltransferase TrmD encodes the protein MRIDILTLFPEMFRGVLGHSILRLAQENGLVSYHLWNIRDYTLDKHKKVDDRPYGGGPGMVMMPEPVFRAIEAVEQASSEPARKVLLTPQGKKFSQPDAKALSEETRLMLVCGHYEGFDERIRQGFDFLEISIGDYILSGGEVPAMAVIDSVVRLIPGVLGDEDSPEIESFNDNLLEHPQYTRPREFRGQKVPDVLFSGHHEKIQRWREEQARERTRTKRPDLFRKDLNRETTSR
- the rpsP gene encoding 30S ribosomal protein S16, whose translation is MVRIRMKRMGRRNRPFFRIGIFDAREERDGRAIEEVGHYDPLEKDIEKREVLKKERIEYWLSVGAQPTEKVAVILKRHGISRSKIKLGS
- the ffh gene encoding signal recognition particle protein, whose product is MFESINNTLGSIFDKLRGRGRLSKENIRDGLREVRTALLEADVNYRVVKDFIKRVSEKAEGEEVIRSVTPGQQIVKIIHNELVNIMGPVGPTLTFKEGGPTVVMLVGLQGGGKTTTTAKLAQLVTSRGRKPLMVAADVKRPAAIKQLKVLGKQLGVPVYSEDSAQPIAICQKAVDYARDNSLDVILVDTAGRLHIDEELMDELQEIRDRLEPDHIYFVCDAMTGQDAVNSAKEFDSSLEFDGVILTKLDGDTRGGAALSIKAVTGKPIKFVGVGEKLDRLEEFYPDRMASRILGMGDVVTLVEKAQAVTDEEKAKDFARKIKDDALTIEDFMDQLQQIKKMGPLQEIIGMIPGMGGKLDGLDVDDRQMNRIEAIMRSMTRPERLKPDIIGGNRRARIARGSGTTIQDVNQLLKQFKFVKKMLKQVTGGPMRMGMPKMGLPTVFGRGKKG
- the murA gene encoding UDP-N-acetylglucosamine 1-carboxyvinyltransferase codes for the protein MLDLVSEKIVIEGGHRLEGNIGVNGAKNAALPILAACILTKGASHIKAVPKLTDVGIMEQILPHLGLKVEHHKDGSVEVGTVEVDRVTAPYELVNEMRGSICVLGPLLTRRGAARVALPGGCVIGQRPIDLHLKGLRAMGAEISLKDGYVVAYTSRLKGTEIYLGGPNGPTVLGTCNVMMAATLAEGTTIIESAAREPEVQDLAKFLVQAGAKIHGVGTNRIVIDGVKELKPVKHHIIPDRIEAGTLLIAGAITGGDVTVENLQPDHLSAVMDKLREIGVDASTDSSSCRVKGGSLAASVVTTSAYPGIPTDLQPQFMSLLSIAKGTSVITEKVFPDRFMHIAELNRMGANIQKEGPSAIVHGVPHLSAAQVVPSDLRAAASLVVAGLAAGGTTEVLSIYHLDRGYERLEERLTTLGAKIKRVADSKQY
- the prmC gene encoding peptide chain release factor N(5)-glutamine methyltransferase, whose product is MGHPLLIQKKKTEKPSTSLQNVLADATTVLRNSGVDSPRLDAEVLLATILDVSRSQLYTRLTEPVETGDLKRFRKLLARRARRIPLQYITGHVEFMSLDFLIKKGILVPRPETELLVEAVLERADTRQKLRIIDIGTGSGNIAVSIAAGLRDAADLLVYASDISPKALKLARLNARRHAVEDRISFHRGSLYDAFQRLGLEGQVDFLVSNPPYVPEGEFEGLQPEIRDYEDPGALVAGADGLQCYRAIAAGAHRWLRPGGWLIMELGEGQAAPVKDLIYKNGHFRDMNTVKDLNHTERVIIARSS